A single window of Acinetobacter wuhouensis DNA harbors:
- a CDS encoding sulfonate ABC transporter substrate-binding protein yields MTTMLICSAMLGATSVWAVDPNVKELRIGFQKSSINFAIAKQQKLYEKEFPNATISWNEFPAGPQILEALAVGSIDVGVTGDTPPVYAQAANKPLYYIAYEAAKPLASAILVSKDSKITKLSELKGKRIALQKGSSAHYLLVQAVRKAGLQWTDIQPIWLTPADARAAFQKGAVDAWAIWDPFFASAQVEDHARVLASGQGLSPNYTFYLASPDFVKKNPKAVKSIIQQINVADKWVQANRTATAQAIGQSTGLKPQVSQVFIERRPKPSGAAPLSAKVISDQQQLANRFTELKIIPNRIDIKQAVWTAK; encoded by the coding sequence ATGACCACCATGTTGATCTGTAGTGCAATGTTGGGCGCAACTTCTGTTTGGGCGGTTGATCCGAATGTCAAAGAACTCAGAATCGGCTTTCAAAAAAGTTCAATTAACTTCGCCATTGCCAAACAACAAAAGCTCTATGAGAAAGAATTTCCAAACGCCACTATTTCTTGGAATGAATTTCCTGCAGGTCCACAAATTTTAGAAGCTTTAGCAGTCGGTTCAATCGATGTTGGTGTCACGGGTGATACACCACCTGTCTATGCACAAGCTGCCAATAAACCGCTGTATTACATTGCTTATGAAGCAGCAAAACCTTTAGCATCGGCAATTTTAGTTTCTAAAGACTCCAAAATTACCAAACTCAGTGAATTGAAAGGCAAACGTATTGCCTTACAAAAGGGCTCTAGTGCGCATTATTTACTGGTACAAGCAGTGCGCAAAGCAGGCTTGCAATGGACAGATATTCAACCCATTTGGCTCACCCCTGCTGATGCTCGTGCAGCATTTCAAAAAGGTGCTGTAGATGCATGGGCAATTTGGGATCCGTTCTTTGCTTCCGCACAAGTTGAAGATCACGCCCGTGTTTTAGCGTCTGGACAAGGTTTAAGCCCGAACTATACCTTCTATTTGGCTTCACCTGATTTCGTGAAGAAAAACCCAAAAGCCGTCAAAAGTATTATCCAACAAATCAATGTTGCCGATAAATGGGTTCAAGCCAATCGCACTGCAACAGCACAAGCCATTGGGCAAAGTACAGGTTTAAAACCTCAAGTCAGCCAAGTCTTTATTGAACGGCGTCCAAAGCCATCTGGTGCCGCGCCACTGTCCGCAAAAGTCATTTCCGATCAGCAACAACTGGCAAACCGTTTTACTGAATTGAAAATTATTCCAAACCGCATCGACATTAAACAAGCCGTTTGGACTGCGAAATAA
- the ssuD gene encoding FMNH2-dependent alkanesulfonate monooxygenase → MKIFWFIPTHGDSRYLGTSKGARQVDHAYMKQIAVAVDNLGYEGVLIPTGRSCEDPWITAASLIDATKNLKFLVALRPGVTTPALAARMAATFDRLSNGRVLLNLVTGGDEEELKGDGLYEDHATRYKTAAEYTTIWREILKRSHTGESFTFHGERLSVDNAKLLYPPVQEPYPPLWFGGSSEDAIELAADQVDTYLTWGEPPAAVKEKIAVVKARAEAKGRQLNYGIRLHVIVRETNEQAWQAAEELIQYVDDATIAAAQKKFKQMDSVGQRRMAELHNGDRSKLEVSPNLWAGVGLVRGGAGTALVGDPQTVADRIQEYADLGIGTFIFSGYPHLEESIRFAELVFPLLPLETRKKLTQPNLTGPFGEIVANNYTPEEHKDPLKESA, encoded by the coding sequence ATGAAAATCTTCTGGTTTATTCCCACTCATGGTGACAGTCGCTATTTAGGCACGAGCAAAGGCGCACGCCAAGTAGATCATGCTTATATGAAACAGATCGCTGTTGCTGTCGACAATTTGGGCTATGAAGGTGTACTCATCCCCACTGGTCGTTCTTGTGAAGACCCATGGATTACGGCAGCAAGTTTGATTGATGCAACTAAAAATCTAAAATTCCTCGTCGCTTTACGCCCAGGTGTGACCACGCCTGCTTTGGCAGCGCGTATGGCAGCAACATTTGACCGTCTTTCAAATGGTCGTGTACTGCTTAATCTTGTAACAGGCGGTGATGAAGAAGAGCTTAAAGGTGATGGCTTATATGAAGACCATGCAACGCGTTATAAAACTGCGGCTGAATACACCACCATTTGGCGTGAAATTTTAAAACGCTCACATACAGGGGAATCATTTACATTTCACGGTGAGCGTTTAAGCGTGGACAATGCCAAACTACTTTATCCACCTGTACAAGAACCGTATCCACCACTTTGGTTCGGTGGCTCTTCAGAAGATGCGATTGAACTGGCTGCGGATCAAGTCGATACCTATCTCACTTGGGGTGAGCCACCTGCTGCGGTAAAAGAAAAAATTGCAGTTGTCAAAGCACGTGCGGAAGCCAAAGGACGCCAGTTAAATTATGGTATTCGTTTACATGTGATTGTTCGAGAAACCAATGAACAAGCATGGCAAGCTGCCGAAGAGCTCATCCAATATGTCGATGATGCAACCATTGCAGCAGCACAGAAAAAATTCAAACAAATGGATTCAGTTGGTCAACGTCGCATGGCTGAACTGCATAACGGCGATCGCAGCAAACTCGAAGTTTCCCCAAACCTTTGGGCAGGTGTCGGTTTAGTCCGTGGTGGTGCAGGTACAGCATTAGTCGGTGATCCACAAACTGTTGCAGATCGTATCCAAGAATATGCTGATTTGGGAATTGGTACTTTCATATTCTCAGGCTATCCACACTTAGAAGAGTCTATTCGTTTTGCCGAACTGGTCTTCCCATTATTGCCTTTAGAAACTCGTAAAAAGCTGACTCAACCAAACTTAACAGGTCCATTTGGTGAGATTGTGGCAAACAATTACACCCCAGAGGAACACAAGGATCCTTTGAAGGAGTCTGCATGA
- the ssuC gene encoding aliphatic sulfonate ABC transporter permease SsuC — MNATVKSAPAIKSNAVSRGTQKLGQRLLPWIVPLLLIVIWQTASKTGLLESRVLPAPTAVVSAFWTLLISGELWQHVKVSAGRALLGLLVGGGLGLLLGLLNGSSKVASNLLDTTLQMIRNIPALALIPLVILWFGIDESAKLFLVAVGVFFPIYINTYHGIRSVDPQLIEMGKSYGLNQWQLYKDIILPGAMPSILVGLRFSLGLVWVLLIVAETISAQSGIGYMTMNAREFLQTDIVLVGILLYALLGKLADVFAQFLEKYLLRWHAGYQK; from the coding sequence ATGAATGCCACAGTTAAAAGCGCTCCCGCTATAAAAAGTAATGCTGTTTCACGTGGAACTCAAAAACTTGGGCAGCGCTTGCTGCCTTGGATTGTCCCACTGTTACTGATTGTGATTTGGCAAACTGCATCAAAAACTGGCTTATTGGAAAGTCGTGTATTACCAGCACCCACAGCCGTGGTTTCAGCATTTTGGACTTTGCTCATCAGTGGCGAGCTTTGGCAACATGTCAAAGTCAGTGCTGGACGTGCCTTACTTGGACTTTTAGTGGGAGGTGGACTCGGTCTACTTTTAGGATTACTGAATGGTTCATCAAAAGTCGCATCTAACCTACTCGACACGACGCTGCAAATGATTCGAAATATCCCAGCTTTGGCTTTAATTCCACTGGTGATTCTATGGTTCGGTATTGATGAGTCTGCAAAACTTTTCTTAGTTGCGGTCGGAGTATTTTTTCCAATTTATATCAATACCTATCACGGCATTCGTTCTGTTGATCCCCAATTGATTGAAATGGGTAAAAGCTACGGCTTAAATCAATGGCAATTATATAAAGACATCATTTTACCTGGAGCAATGCCATCAATCCTTGTCGGATTACGCTTTTCACTCGGTTTAGTATGGGTATTGCTCATTGTGGCTGAAACCATTTCTGCACAATCAGGTATCGGTTATATGACCATGAATGCCCGAGAATTTTTACAAACAGACATCGTTTTAGTCGGCATCTTACTTTATGCCCTTTTAGGTAAACTTGCCGATGTATTTGCACAATTTTTAGAAAAATATCTTTTGCGTTGGCACGCAGGTTATCAAAAATAG
- a CDS encoding ATP-binding cassette domain-containing protein produces the protein MTDLSISQYANDLLPTTENVEEEQAKIGAEISIEQLHKYYGDVKVLEDLDLNIAAGEFIAIVGRSGCGKSTLLRLIADLEQPSYGEIKFKSLLNFREGIIADDIRVMFQDPRLLPWKSILKNVQLGLTKDQHAKAEQLLEKVGLKEKSGLWPSQLSGGQRQRTALARALSHTPRVLLLDEPLGALDALTRLDMQNLIEKLWLEQGFTTILVTHDVSEAVQLADRIILLDKGHIAQQFNVDLARPRQKGVKFAELEQQVLEAVLAT, from the coding sequence ATGACCGATTTAAGTATTAGCCAATATGCCAATGATCTTCTCCCAACAACTGAAAATGTTGAAGAAGAGCAAGCAAAAATTGGTGCAGAGATCTCTATTGAACAACTTCACAAATACTATGGTGATGTGAAGGTTTTAGAAGATTTAGATTTAAATATTGCAGCGGGTGAATTCATTGCCATTGTAGGTCGCAGTGGTTGCGGAAAAAGTACCCTACTGCGTTTAATTGCGGATCTCGAACAGCCTAGCTATGGAGAGATTAAATTTAAATCTCTATTGAACTTCCGTGAAGGCATCATTGCTGACGATATTCGAGTCATGTTCCAAGATCCACGTTTATTGCCGTGGAAAAGCATTTTAAAAAATGTGCAATTGGGTTTAACGAAAGATCAACATGCCAAAGCTGAACAACTACTAGAAAAAGTAGGGCTCAAAGAAAAGTCGGGACTCTGGCCATCTCAACTTTCAGGTGGGCAGCGTCAACGTACTGCCCTAGCACGCGCATTGTCACATACACCACGCGTGCTTTTATTGGATGAACCTCTAGGCGCTTTAGATGCCCTCACACGTCTGGATATGCAGAACCTGATTGAAAAGCTTTGGTTGGAACAAGGTTTCACTACGATTTTAGTCACACATGATGTCAGTGAAGCAGTACAACTGGCTGACCGCATTATCCTTTTAGATAAAGGACATATTGCACAACAGTTCAATGTTGACTTAGCACGCCCTCGACAAAAAGGGGTTAAATTTGCAGAACTCGAACAACAAGTTCTTGAAGCAGTATTGGCAACCTAA
- a CDS encoding TetR/AcrR family transcriptional regulator translates to MEQKKSAQKRQQLLNAALDVFSLYGFNGASLDEIAQLADMHKSNIFYYYENKEALYVEVLTTVMQKWLAPLQSLESELEPTEALSHYIMTKIEISRTQPKASKLFALEIIQGAPHILAILKGPLKKLFKRKAKVISMWQEQGKISDQIDPELLIINIWGLTQNYADFSTQIEMVTGKTLRNKSMCQRAIEHTIHMILYGVLPRSE, encoded by the coding sequence ATGGAACAAAAAAAGAGTGCCCAGAAGCGGCAGCAGCTACTCAATGCTGCACTTGATGTATTTTCTCTCTATGGATTCAATGGTGCGAGTCTTGATGAAATTGCGCAGTTAGCAGATATGCATAAATCGAATATTTTCTATTATTATGAAAATAAAGAAGCGCTCTATGTCGAAGTACTCACCACAGTGATGCAGAAATGGTTAGCGCCTTTGCAATCATTAGAATCTGAGCTTGAGCCCACTGAAGCTTTGTCACATTACATCATGACAAAAATCGAAATTTCAAGAACTCAGCCGAAAGCATCAAAACTTTTTGCCTTAGAAATTATCCAAGGTGCGCCGCATATTTTGGCGATTTTAAAAGGCCCATTGAAGAAATTATTTAAACGCAAAGCCAAAGTCATTTCGATGTGGCAAGAGCAAGGTAAAATTTCAGATCAAATTGATCCAGAGTTATTGATTATTAATATTTGGGGATTAACTCAAAATTATGCTGATTTCAGTACTCAAATCGAAATGGTCACTGGAAAAACTTTACGCAATAAAAGTATGTGCCAACGTGCTATTGAACATACCATTCATATGATTTTATATGGTGTATTACCTCGTAGTGAATAA
- a CDS encoding 5'-methylthioadenosine/S-adenosylhomocysteine nucleosidase family protein, with protein MKNDIALIMALPSESKDLFEQAGITVHYSGIGKINAAFTAFDVIQKTGCKTILNLGSAGSSYFNAHELVEVKTFVQRDMDVSPLGFEVGVTPMDEHYPEAIDLDSYFTHLSQGICGTGDSFETGQPKVSCNLVDMEGYALAKVCKKLDVRLISVKYISDGANDTAHLDWEENLLLGAKKLLKLYQSI; from the coding sequence ATGAAAAATGATATTGCCTTAATTATGGCTCTACCGAGTGAATCTAAAGATTTATTTGAACAAGCTGGTATTACAGTTCACTACAGTGGGATTGGTAAAATCAATGCGGCATTTACAGCATTTGATGTGATTCAAAAAACAGGCTGTAAAACCATTCTTAACCTCGGTAGTGCAGGGAGTTCATATTTCAATGCACATGAATTGGTTGAAGTTAAAACTTTTGTGCAGCGTGATATGGATGTGTCACCACTCGGCTTTGAAGTGGGTGTCACTCCGATGGATGAACATTATCCTGAAGCGATTGATTTAGACTCTTATTTCACACATCTTTCACAAGGGATTTGTGGAACAGGGGATAGTTTTGAAACGGGTCAACCTAAAGTATCGTGTAATTTGGTTGATATGGAAGGCTATGCTTTAGCCAAAGTATGTAAAAAACTCGATGTGCGCTTAATTTCGGTGAAATATATCAGTGATGGTGCAAATGACACTGCACATTTAGATTGGGAAGAAAATTTATTATTAGGTGCAAAAAAATTACTAAAACTGTATCAATCTATTTAA
- a CDS encoding IS3-like element ISAba14 family transposase (programmed frameshift), which translates to MARRPRRNHSNDFKAKVALAAIKAEKTLAELSAEFDVHQNQIIDWKNQLISASSQAFDQSKAPTEPPIDLKKLHAKIGEQALEIGFFRRCVEETGPLQPQKLIDDSLQISVSKQAKLLKVSRGCYYYRPKPVSASDLKLMRCIDELHMQYPFAGSRMMRDLLNRQGHHIGRRHTRTLMKKMGIQALYCKPNLSQANQAHRKYPYLLKGLAIQRSNQVWSTDITYIPMAKGFVYLCAVIDWHSRKVLAHRVSISMEVDFCISALNEAIEKYGRPEIFNTDQGSQFTSDAFIDVLKSNGIQISMDGKGRWVDNVMVERLWRSVKYEEVYLKAYSSVTDAKKQLSAYFEFYNLKRPHSSLDKMTPNEFYYDQLPQQNKVA; encoded by the exons ATGGCACGTAGACCAAGAAGAAATCATTCAAATGATTTTAAAGCTAAGGTAGCACTTGCTGCGATTAAAGCAGAAAAAACACTTGCTGAATTGAGTGCTGAGTTTGATGTTCATCAAAACCAAATTATTGACTGGAAAAATCAATTGATCTCAGCTTCCTCGCAAGCTTTCGATCAATCAAAAGCTCCAACAGAACCACCCATCGATCTAAAAAAACTACATGCAAAAATCGGTGAGCAGGCATTAGAAATTG GATTTTTTAGAAGGTGTGTTGAAGAAACTGGGCCGCTTCAACCACAAAAGTTAATCGACGACTCACTTCAGATTTCAGTATCTAAGCAAGCTAAGCTGCTGAAAGTCTCCCGTGGTTGTTATTACTATCGCCCAAAACCTGTGAGTGCATCAGATCTGAAGCTGATGCGATGTATTGATGAATTACATATGCAATATCCTTTTGCAGGCAGTCGTATGATGCGTGATTTGTTGAATCGTCAAGGACATCATATAGGACGACGTCATACACGTACTTTAATGAAGAAAATGGGTATTCAGGCGTTATATTGCAAACCAAATTTAAGCCAGGCTAATCAAGCTCACCGTAAATATCCATATCTGCTCAAAGGGTTGGCTATTCAGCGCAGTAATCAAGTGTGGTCTACGGATATAACGTATATCCCTATGGCAAAAGGCTTTGTTTATTTATGTGCTGTGATTGATTGGCATAGCCGCAAGGTACTTGCGCATAGGGTATCGATTAGTATGGAGGTGGATTTTTGTATTTCGGCTTTAAATGAAGCGATTGAAAAATATGGTCGACCTGAAATATTTAATACAGACCAAGGCAGCCAGTTTACCAGTGATGCATTTATTGATGTATTGAAATCAAATGGCATTCAAATCAGTATGGATGGTAAAGGTCGATGGGTAGATAATGTGATGGTTGAACGATTATGGCGGAGCGTTAAATATGAAGAGGTGTATCTCAAAGCTTATAGCAGTGTCACAGATGCGAAAAAGCAATTAAGTGCATATTTTGAGTTTTATAATTTGAAACGACCTCATTCGAGTCTAGACAAAATGACACCAAATGAGTTTTACTATGATCAGCTACCCCAACAAAACAAGGTGGCTTAA
- a CDS encoding NADPH-dependent FMN reductase, with product MNIHIIVGSIREGRVAIKVAEWLLREIKKLEFSTLNIEIVDLKEWDLPFFAGKNSPATGIYDQPKQQEWAKKIDSGDAFIFITPEYNHGYSPVLKNAIDFVYKEWQAKPAAFVSYGGTNGSRSIDQIKQVCSFIGMIDSNAVIELRDIFSRSKTETFEGNEFDNKAVKSVVNKLIQYANV from the coding sequence ATGAATATTCATATTATTGTCGGTAGTATCCGTGAAGGGCGTGTAGCGATCAAAGTTGCAGAATGGCTACTTAGAGAAATTAAAAAGCTAGAATTTAGTACTTTAAATATTGAAATCGTCGATTTGAAGGAATGGGATCTACCATTCTTTGCAGGTAAAAATTCCCCTGCGACTGGAATTTATGATCAACCCAAACAACAAGAATGGGCAAAAAAAATAGATTCAGGCGATGCGTTTATTTTCATTACCCCTGAGTATAATCATGGCTATAGCCCTGTTTTGAAGAATGCGATCGACTTTGTATACAAAGAATGGCAAGCCAAGCCTGCTGCTTTCGTCAGCTATGGCGGAACCAATGGTTCTCGTTCAATCGACCAAATTAAACAAGTTTGCTCGTTTATTGGCATGATCGACTCCAATGCTGTGATTGAATTACGCGATATTTTTAGTCGCAGCAAAACTGAAACCTTTGAAGGCAATGAATTTGACAATAAAGCCGTTAAATCTGTTGTAAATAAACTGATTCAATATGCCAATGTTTAA
- a CDS encoding NF045616 family extracytoplasmic (lipo)protein, whose product MNKQYILLISLLLAPTVNANLPRTKPLFAQMKNNQLCIFIQDDKASLGYENRAYVYTTNLDELSSRSDDYEKIYYNIEIPKGFKNCISIPLDHIERNKPHDIFIELDKTYSFRICISDKNQIYRVDQSQKCSNELYEVKEQKAQSLLDRIFAKIKEILARLFG is encoded by the coding sequence ATGAACAAGCAATATATTCTACTTATTTCCTTACTTCTCGCACCTACAGTAAATGCGAATTTACCTAGAACTAAGCCTTTATTTGCACAAATGAAAAATAATCAATTATGTATTTTTATTCAAGATGATAAAGCATCACTGGGTTATGAAAATAGGGCGTATGTCTATACCACAAATTTAGACGAACTGAGTTCTCGTTCAGATGATTATGAGAAGATTTATTATAATATTGAAATACCTAAAGGTTTTAAAAATTGTATTTCGATTCCCTTAGATCATATAGAAAGAAATAAGCCCCATGACATTTTTATTGAATTAGATAAAACCTATTCATTCAGAATTTGTATCAGTGACAAAAACCAAATTTATCGGGTAGATCAGTCTCAAAAGTGCTCAAATGAATTGTATGAAGTTAAAGAACAAAAGGCTCAATCTTTGTTGGATAGAATTTTTGCTAAAATAAAAGAAATCCTCGCTAGATTATTTGGTTAA